A section of the Campylobacter concisus genome encodes:
- a CDS encoding PTS sugar transporter subunit IIBC — protein MELILQRIIDEVSKNFGKEFLEHYLSGSFGSMSKSETEILIFHLLSKHFEISSNYEISNLLKISETKVKNLTLNAHLRYPRQSGDEIVRETLVDIAKKFSAIYDEQNGEVKIHIQSSVQKREMINAINKLGSFADYGLNNEILKIRINTLFSLFEKFLDKEKFKDTVQTYLKDKKLNEKQFFDALNNSQRFIGMIKRSNIKISYVINTILNFI, from the coding sequence ATGGAACTAATACTGCAACGCATTATAGATGAAGTGAGTAAAAATTTTGGTAAAGAATTTTTAGAACACTATCTGTCTGGTAGCTTTGGCTCTATGAGTAAAAGTGAAACGGAAATTCTTATATTTCATCTACTTTCAAAACATTTTGAAATTTCATCAAACTACGAAATATCAAATTTATTAAAAATAAGCGAAACAAAGGTAAAGAATTTAACTTTAAATGCCCATTTAAGGTATCCAAGACAAAGTGGAGATGAAATAGTTAGAGAAACTCTTGTAGATATTGCTAAAAAATTTAGTGCAATCTATGATGAGCAAAATGGTGAAGTTAAAATTCATATACAAAGTAGTGTTCAAAAGCGCGAAATGATAAATGCAATAAATAAACTTGGTTCGTTTGCTGATTATGGCTTAAATAATGAAATTCTAAAAATCAGAATAAATACTTTATTTTCTTTATTTGAAAAGTTTCTAGATAAAGAAAAATTTAAAGACACTGTTCAGACTTATCTCAAAGATAAAAAACTAAATGAAAAACAGTTTTTTGATGCACTTAATAATAGCCAAAGATTTATAGGAATGATAAAAAGATCTAATATAAAAATTAGTTATGTGATAAATACAATATTAAATTTTATTTAA
- a CDS encoding RrF2 family transcriptional regulator, with product MLFTKASEYALLSLILISQKSSPVDVDTISNELKISKSFLAKILQNLAKDGILKSFKGANGGFALNNEPENLSIKKIIECAEKRELNVFECSSSADGCPSNKASSCQIWSMFSGLQSKIDEMLDAIKLSDIIKK from the coding sequence ATGCTTTTTACAAAGGCAAGCGAATACGCTCTACTTTCGCTTATTTTAATATCTCAAAAATCATCGCCAGTTGATGTTGATACGATCTCAAATGAACTTAAAATTTCAAAAAGCTTTTTAGCCAAAATTTTACAAAATCTTGCAAAAGATGGAATTTTAAAGTCGTTTAAAGGGGCAAATGGCGGTTTCGCACTAAATAACGAACCTGAAAATTTAAGCATAAAAAAGATAATAGAGTGCGCTGAAAAACGTGAACTTAACGTCTTTGAGTGCTCATCTTCTGCAGATGGCTGCCCGTCAAATAAAGCCTCAAGCTGTCAAATTTGGTCGATGTTTAGCGGTCTTCAAAGCAAGATCGACGAGATGCTTGATGCGATCAAACTAAGTGATATCATTAAGAAGTAA
- the flhA gene encoding flagellar biosynthesis protein FlhA — translation MAKQKNNILTLVAPFLAPIVKFKSLSIVGIIVAILAIIIVPLPSAVLDFFLALSISISVLIILISIYVPKPTDLSTFPTLILIVTLFRLSLNIATTRMILSEGHNGPEAVSEIISSFGNFVVGGNFVIGTIVFCILVLINFMVVTKGSTRVSEVQARFTLDAMPGKQMAIDADLNAGLIDEKTARERRQAIIGEANFYGAMDGSSKFIKGDAVAGIIITIINIIGGFAIGSFQHGLDMATSAQYYTILTIGDGLVSQIPGLITSTATAIIITRASKDDEDFAEGTLNQLLGDYKTLLIVGFILFMFALVPGLPTLSLGFIALLFLGLGYIIKQTKDGGLNLNLAPKDKAASKKTGTGVSGAAGAGATSGTAAKVPKKSDEEIAREEETKINDILKLEILELDLGYGLLKLADVDLIERIRAMRRNIASSLGFLMPKIRIRDNLQLPPNEYRFKLKGIVIGQGEIYADKFLAMDSGLVSEDIEGIPTKEPAFGLDALWIDASVKEDAILSGYTIVDPASVISTHMSELIKQNAAELLTRQETQNLLDKLKIDYPVVVEDTLRIAPINLIQKVLKALLKDNIPIKDLLSILESISDIAEVSKNLDMIIEHVRAALSRVITSLYVDEKGQLNFYILDSAAQQKLMDAVQYKDGAYHLMINVAQTSSIVQALRREKEKRPMSQHGEMVLCVEPSLRKFIANICANFAIDIVVLSFAEISANTPFETVGVIEIENL, via the coding sequence TTGGCAAAGCAAAAAAATAACATCTTAACTCTTGTTGCGCCGTTTCTTGCGCCAATTGTTAAGTTTAAAAGTCTTAGCATCGTTGGTATCATTGTTGCCATCCTTGCTATCATTATCGTACCGCTTCCAAGCGCGGTGCTTGACTTTTTCTTGGCACTTTCTATTTCTATTTCTGTGCTTATAATCTTAATTTCGATTTATGTGCCAAAACCAACCGATCTTAGTACATTTCCGACACTGATCCTTATCGTTACGCTTTTTCGCCTCTCGCTAAACATCGCAACTACGCGTATGATCTTAAGCGAAGGTCACAATGGCCCAGAAGCGGTCAGCGAGATCATCTCAAGCTTTGGAAATTTTGTCGTTGGTGGCAACTTTGTCATCGGAACCATCGTCTTTTGTATCTTGGTTCTCATAAATTTTATGGTCGTAACAAAGGGTTCAACCCGTGTGAGCGAGGTGCAAGCACGTTTTACACTTGATGCGATGCCAGGTAAGCAAATGGCGATAGATGCGGATTTAAACGCAGGTTTGATTGACGAAAAAACAGCGCGTGAAAGACGTCAAGCCATCATCGGCGAAGCAAATTTTTATGGCGCGATGGATGGTTCGTCTAAATTTATAAAAGGTGACGCCGTCGCTGGCATCATCATCACTATCATTAATATCATCGGTGGCTTTGCTATTGGCTCGTTTCAGCATGGCCTTGATATGGCTACATCGGCCCAGTATTATACGATCCTAACTATCGGTGACGGTCTTGTGAGTCAGATCCCAGGACTTATCACATCAACAGCAACTGCTATCATCATCACAAGGGCTAGCAAAGACGATGAGGACTTTGCAGAAGGCACTCTAAATCAGCTCTTGGGAGACTATAAAACCTTACTAATAGTTGGCTTCATACTCTTTATGTTTGCTCTTGTTCCTGGACTTCCGACACTATCTCTTGGCTTCATTGCATTACTGTTTTTGGGGCTTGGCTACATCATCAAGCAGACCAAAGATGGTGGATTAAATTTAAACCTTGCGCCAAAAGACAAAGCTGCTTCTAAAAAGACTGGAACAGGTGTGTCTGGTGCCGCAGGAGCTGGTGCGACAAGCGGCACCGCTGCTAAGGTTCCAAAGAAAAGCGACGAAGAGATAGCAAGAGAAGAAGAGACGAAGATAAATGATATCTTGAAGCTTGAAATTTTAGAGCTCGACCTTGGATATGGCCTACTAAAGCTAGCTGATGTAGATCTCATTGAGAGGATTCGTGCTATGAGGCGAAATATCGCTTCAAGTCTTGGCTTTTTGATGCCAAAGATAAGAATTCGTGACAACCTTCAACTACCGCCAAACGAGTACCGCTTTAAGCTAAAAGGTATCGTGATCGGTCAGGGTGAAATTTATGCGGATAAATTTCTAGCGATGGATAGTGGACTAGTTAGCGAAGATATCGAGGGGATTCCGACAAAAGAGCCAGCTTTTGGGCTGGACGCGCTCTGGATCGATGCTAGCGTCAAAGAGGACGCCATACTTAGCGGCTACACGATAGTTGATCCTGCAAGCGTCATATCAACGCATATGAGTGAGCTTATCAAACAAAATGCAGCTGAGCTTCTAACTCGCCAAGAGACGCAAAATTTATTAGACAAACTAAAGATCGACTACCCAGTTGTAGTCGAGGATACGCTAAGGATCGCACCTATAAATTTGATCCAAAAGGTTTTAAAAGCGCTGCTTAAAGACAATATACCGATCAAAGACCTACTTAGTATACTTGAATCAATTAGCGACATCGCCGAGGTTAGTAAAAACCTAGATATGATCATCGAGCACGTGCGCGCAGCGCTCTCACGTGTCATCACTTCGCTTTATGTCGATGAGAAAGGTCAGCTAAATTTTTACATTTTAGATAGTGCTGCACAGCAAAAGCTTATGGACGCGGTGCAATACAAAGACGGCGCATATCATCTTATGATAAATGTGGCTCAGACATCTTCGATCGTGCAAGCTTTGAGGCGTGAAAAAGAGAAACGTCCGATGAGTCAGCACGGAGAGATGGTGCTTTGCGTGGAGCCAAGCCTTCGCAAATTTATAGCAAATATCTGCGCAAATTTTGCCATCGACATCGTGGTGCTAAGCTTTGCTGAGATCTCGGCAAATACGCCATTTGAAACGGTTGGCGTCATAGAAATAGAAAATTTATAA
- a CDS encoding dihydroorotase, whose product MRIAIINGTIVNSDEKFKANILIENGKIAKIGSEKFEADKVIDATNKLVMPGLIDMHVHFRDPGQEYKDDIISGSRAAVAGGVTTCLCMANTNPVNDNASITRAMIEKAKNCGLIDLLPIAAISKGLGGNEIVEMGDLIEAGAVAFSDDGLPVTSSSVMRAALEYSSMFGSFCISHSEDCSLCRQGVMHEGKVSAILGLRGMAREKEEIAVSRDMLLAKLTKAHIHIAHVSSEYSLKIIEMGKKEGINITCEATPHHFSFSDDEILKNAYDTNFKMSPPLREISDVKAVREALKSGLIDVIATDHAPHHTDEKIVEFDKAPFGIIGLQTLVPLTLKLVNEGVISLERMVELTSTNVAKMLNLKDKGRLAEGMLADIAVIDPEIEYVYDEKINRSKSINSPLFGKKLKGAATTTIKSGKIVYEFGK is encoded by the coding sequence ATGAGAATAGCAATAATTAACGGCACTATCGTAAATAGCGACGAGAAATTTAAGGCAAATATCCTAATAGAAAACGGCAAAATAGCTAAAATCGGAAGTGAGAAATTTGAGGCTGATAAGGTCATAGATGCGACAAATAAGCTTGTCATGCCAGGACTTATCGACATGCACGTGCATTTTCGTGATCCTGGTCAAGAGTACAAAGACGACATCATCTCAGGATCACGGGCGGCCGTAGCTGGAGGAGTGACTACCTGCCTTTGCATGGCAAACACAAATCCAGTAAATGATAACGCGTCGATTACAAGAGCGATGATAGAAAAGGCTAAAAACTGCGGACTAATCGATCTTTTGCCAATCGCAGCCATCAGCAAAGGACTTGGTGGCAACGAGATCGTTGAAATGGGCGATCTTATAGAGGCTGGAGCAGTTGCATTTAGTGATGATGGCCTGCCAGTGACTAGCTCAAGCGTGATGAGAGCAGCACTTGAGTATTCAAGTATGTTTGGTAGCTTTTGTATAAGCCACTCAGAGGATTGCTCACTTTGCAGACAGGGCGTCATGCACGAGGGTAAGGTCTCAGCCATACTTGGACTTCGCGGAATGGCAAGAGAGAAAGAGGAGATCGCAGTGAGTCGTGATATGCTACTTGCAAAGCTTACTAAAGCACACATCCATATCGCTCACGTAAGCTCGGAGTACTCGCTAAAGATCATAGAAATGGGCAAAAAAGAGGGCATAAACATTACTTGTGAGGCTACACCACACCACTTTAGCTTTAGCGACGATGAAATTTTAAAAAATGCCTACGATACAAATTTTAAAATGTCACCACCGCTTCGTGAAATAAGCGACGTAAAAGCAGTAAGAGAGGCACTAAAAAGCGGACTTATAGACGTTATCGCGACCGATCATGCCCCACACCACACAGATGAAAAGATAGTGGAATTTGACAAGGCGCCATTTGGTATCATCGGACTTCAAACCCTTGTGCCACTCACTCTTAAGCTCGTAAATGAGGGCGTTATAAGCTTAGAGCGCATGGTGGAGCTAACATCTACAAATGTAGCTAAGATGCTAAATTTAAAAGATAAAGGCAGGCTTGCTGAGGGCATGCTAGCTGACATCGCGGTGATAGATCCTGAGATCGAGTATGTTTATGATGAGAAGATAAACCGCTCAAAATCTATAAATTCTCCACTCTTTGGTAAAAAACTAAAAGGCGCAGCGACTACCACGATAAAAAGTGGCAAGATCGTTTATGAGTTTGGGAAATAG
- a CDS encoding toxin-antitoxin system YwqK family antitoxin yields the protein MKKTVLLIFIAILSLKATDKICETKLDMIEGCLLKEYENERLKADIPYKNNKINGVVREYFLSNGRLNIEKHVTDDVLNGELKVWYENGQLMEAINYNNGKVFDGHYKIFYDNGKLKGETWFKDSHKTKEKYYKKDGKLSVTMNYKDGKFIGGLCERDKIKIPANTNDFVEYSLEQLSTMCENDFLF from the coding sequence GTGAAAAAGACTGTTTTGCTAATATTTATTGCGATACTTTCACTGAAGGCTACAGATAAAATTTGTGAGACTAAACTCGACATGATTGAGGGTTGCTTATTGAAAGAGTATGAAAATGAGCGTTTAAAGGCTGATATCCCATACAAAAATAATAAAATAAATGGAGTTGTAAGAGAATACTTCTTGTCAAATGGTAGGTTGAATATAGAAAAACATGTGACAGATGATGTTTTAAATGGAGAATTGAAAGTTTGGTATGAAAATGGACAGCTCATGGAAGCCATCAATTATAACAATGGTAAAGTATTTGATGGACACTATAAAATATTTTACGATAATGGAAAATTAAAAGGCGAAACTTGGTTTAAAGATAGTCATAAAACTAAAGAAAAATACTACAAGAAAGATGGTAAATTAAGCGTTACTATGAATTATAAAGATGGTAAATTTATAGGCGGTCTTTGCGAAAGAGATAAGATAAAAATCCCAGCAAACACTAATGATTTTGTTGAATACTCATTGGAACAATTATCTACAATGTGTGAGAATGACTTCTTATTTTAG
- the rpsO gene encoding 30S ribosomal protein S15 — protein MALDSAKKAQIVAKFARKEGDTGSPEVQIALLTARITELTEHLKIFKKDFSSRLGLLKLVGQRKRLLKYLKNKDYTTYSKLISELGLRDK, from the coding sequence ATGGCTTTGGATTCGGCTAAAAAAGCTCAAATAGTTGCGAAATTCGCTAGAAAAGAGGGAGATACAGGCTCTCCAGAAGTTCAAATAGCTCTTTTAACAGCTAGAATAACTGAACTTACAGAACACCTTAAAATTTTCAAAAAAGACTTTTCATCACGTTTAGGTCTTTTGAAACTAGTTGGTCAAAGAAAAAGACTTTTAAAGTATCTTAAAAACAAAGACTACACTACATATTCAAAACTAATCTCTGAGCTTGGCTTAAGAGATAAATAA
- a CDS encoding aspartate carbamoyltransferase catalytic subunit: MGYKHKDLIGTRELSKEEILYFLEAAKEFKELNLSQVKKNDYLRGKTTINAFYENSTRTRTSFEIAAKRLGADTINFSSSSSSVTKGESLNDTMNNMAAMKSDIIVLRHPSSGAAKFAADRTDASVVNAGDGTNEHPSQALLDLFTLREHGKILDKNLNVAIIGDIARSRVARSDIWAMKKFGINLKLFAPRMMMPKDAEVFESQICKNMEEACEGSDVIIMLRIQLERGGADVAFPSSREYSKFFGLNKNRIKLAKPDAIVLHPGPINRGVELNSDVADGTHSVILNQVENGVAIRMAILNTLVKNRG, encoded by the coding sequence ATGGGCTACAAACATAAAGATTTGATAGGAACTAGAGAGCTTAGCAAGGAAGAAATTTTATATTTTTTAGAGGCGGCGAAAGAGTTTAAGGAGCTAAATTTAAGCCAAGTGAAAAAAAATGACTATCTTCGCGGAAAGACCACGATAAACGCATTTTATGAAAACTCGACAAGAACTAGAACATCCTTTGAGATTGCCGCAAAGAGACTTGGAGCTGATACGATAAATTTCAGCTCATCAAGCTCGAGCGTGACAAAAGGCGAAAGCCTAAATGATACGATGAATAACATGGCTGCGATGAAAAGCGACATCATTGTGCTTCGTCACCCAAGCTCTGGTGCAGCGAAATTTGCAGCGGATAGAACTGACGCTAGTGTCGTAAATGCAGGGGATGGCACAAATGAGCATCCAAGTCAAGCCTTACTTGATCTTTTTACGCTAAGAGAGCATGGTAAAATTTTAGATAAAAACCTAAACGTGGCGATCATTGGCGACATCGCCAGAAGCCGCGTGGCAAGGTCTGACATCTGGGCGATGAAGAAATTTGGCATAAATTTAAAGCTATTTGCGCCAAGGATGATGATGCCAAAAGATGCTGAGGTCTTTGAGTCTCAAATTTGCAAAAATATGGAAGAAGCCTGCGAGGGCAGCGACGTCATCATCATGCTTCGCATCCAGCTAGAGCGTGGCGGTGCGGACGTAGCATTTCCAAGTTCGAGGGAGTACTCGAAATTTTTTGGACTAAATAAAAATAGGATAAAGCTAGCCAAACCCGATGCTATCGTACTGCATCCAGGACCGATAAATAGGGGCGTAGAGCTAAACTCAGATGTGGCTGATGGTACGCACTCAGTCATACTAAATCAAGTTGAAAACGGCGTTGCTATAAGAATGGCGATACTAAATACGCTTGTAAAAAATAGGGGCTAA
- a CDS encoding tetratricopeptide repeat protein: MKKILVLVAAVFALDTMANENLDKANELYAKKNFNEAYPYFNKACGEGEKKACTMNAIMLFNGDGVAKDRVQAEKIFTKMCDENEGMACEKLGEMIAYGLVKDKDANEAKNEEKAKALFKKACDNGYQPACDFVAK, translated from the coding sequence ATGAAGAAAATTTTAGTTTTAGTGGCAGCGGTTTTTGCGTTAGATACTATGGCAAATGAAAATTTAGACAAAGCAAACGAGCTTTATGCAAAGAAAAATTTTAATGAAGCTTATCCTTATTTTAATAAGGCTTGTGGAGAGGGTGAGAAAAAAGCTTGCACGATGAATGCGATCATGCTATTTAACGGCGACGGCGTAGCAAAAGATAGAGTTCAGGCTGAGAAAATTTTTACAAAAATGTGTGACGAAAATGAGGGCATGGCCTGCGAAAAACTAGGCGAAATGATCGCTTATGGCCTTGTAAAAGATAAAGACGCAAACGAAGCAAAAAACGAAGAAAAAGCAAAGGCTTTATTTAAAAAAGCTTGTGATAACGGCTACCAACCAGCTTGCGACTTCGTAGCAAAATAA
- a CDS encoding DHH family phosphoesterase: MKIYHLSHTDLDGYGAQYITNFYFKDVKFLNSNYGREIDDKFAQILAEIDASNDDKNIILITDLNLSLAQCESFEDMIRGKNIKLFLLDHHQSGAECASAYPWYFLDSSRCATKITYDFFAGIFGKNKELEIFSDVVNAVDIWLKDDKNFEMGKVCLGLVANAKEINKVMFEAENNLYMDHILKEASKFFNEKNDYIGLDMQVHAIKKSFFKEDKDDTLSNLISNYVVKKLSENKEKFSISYKNHKGILTYNIGNVSVIGNDFLVANPEFDFFIDVTNKKTLSFRANGKLDVSTMAKHLVGGGGHVNASGGLFANFKDGFSYEPIKAQIIDLITKKTQEEI; the protein is encoded by the coding sequence ATGAAAATTTATCACCTCTCGCACACCGACCTTGATGGATACGGCGCGCAATACATAACAAATTTTTACTTCAAAGATGTGAAATTTCTAAACTCAAACTACGGCAGGGAGATAGATGATAAATTTGCTCAAATTTTAGCTGAGATAGATGCTTCAAATGATGATAAAAACATCATCTTGATCACTGATCTAAATTTAAGCCTAGCTCAGTGTGAGAGCTTTGAAGATATGATAAGGGGTAAAAATATAAAGCTATTTTTGCTAGATCATCACCAAAGCGGTGCAGAGTGTGCGAGTGCCTATCCATGGTATTTTTTAGATAGCTCAAGGTGCGCCACAAAGATCACTTATGATTTTTTTGCAGGAATTTTTGGCAAAAACAAAGAGCTTGAAATTTTTAGTGACGTCGTAAATGCCGTAGATATCTGGCTAAAAGATGATAAAAATTTTGAGATGGGAAAGGTCTGCTTGGGGCTTGTGGCAAATGCTAAAGAGATAAATAAAGTGATGTTTGAAGCTGAAAACAACCTCTATATGGATCACATCCTAAAAGAAGCAAGCAAATTTTTTAACGAAAAAAACGACTATATCGGCCTTGATATGCAGGTGCATGCTATTAAGAAGTCATTTTTCAAAGAGGATAAAGACGACACGCTAAGCAATCTAATCTCAAACTATGTCGTAAAAAAGCTTAGTGAAAATAAAGAGAAATTTAGCATAAGCTATAAAAATCATAAAGGAATTTTAACCTACAATATCGGCAATGTTTCGGTTATTGGCAACGACTTTTTAGTGGCAAATCCTGAATTTGACTTCTTTATCGACGTGACAAATAAAAAAACGCTAAGCTTTCGCGCAAATGGCAAACTTGACGTTAGCACCATGGCAAAACACCTAGTTGGCGGTGGCGGGCACGTCAATGCAAGCGGCGGACTATTTGCAAATTTCAAAGATGGCTTTAGCTATGAGCCGATCAAAGCACAGATAATCGATCTAATAACTAAAAAAACACAGGAGGAAATATGA
- a CDS encoding molybdopterin oxidoreductase family protein, which produces MKEGKVICPYCGTGCQVTLHVENNVVRAATGVEDNPVNQGNLCLKGFYGWDYVASPDRLTKPLIRKKNGVFSKDGDFEEASWDEALDLVVEKMKEAKEKYGPDSLAGNFSARCTLEDNYVAQKLMRAVIGTNNVDHCARIUHAPTVAGLAKTIGNGAATNSFTEIGTYSNCILMIGSNPENGHPIAAMHIQRALNRGAKLIVIDPIKTEFASRADIHLQLEPEHNIPVINALLYTIIEEGLVNEEFVRDHTIGIEYVKEAVKDYAPEVVAKYTRLNPEDIRAAARMYATTKPAVITHGMGVTHFNHGVGGVCDVSNLFLITGNICELGTGDLPLRGQENVQGCCDMGVLPNIFPNLGSVTDPEQRAWFEKMWHLEPGFLSSKIGVHKTEVPDAILDGKVHFFWTIGENPVISEPNTNHFLKGIAHVDFYVVQDLFLTETSLKADVILPGVASSEKEGLYTNAERRVQHNEAVITPPGDARQDWWIVCEIARRLGATEGFNFNSPEEIWEEVRKCDPRRYGGMSYYRIKKYHGLHWPCPNEDDMGGQSLYLDKKFFTPDGKGRFVPCLFVDKADKIESAKLEFAKKMNMSPEYPIMAGSVDEKTDDEYPIQLLTTRKVYQYTVGTMTRRSRAIEEGGDSIGPIAEMNPALAARYGLKQGDFIKAWSRYGYIVVKAEVTDIVPDGIIQMTFHYWESSCNELTSSGWDYISKTPTFKAAIQIKKINEEEFLRVRELKRIKFQTSKIIYDDFHHHGNAAVNE; this is translated from the coding sequence ATGAAAGAAGGCAAAGTCATCTGTCCTTATTGTGGGACAGGCTGTCAAGTAACCTTGCACGTGGAAAACAACGTCGTTCGTGCCGCCACTGGCGTTGAAGACAATCCAGTCAATCAAGGAAATTTATGTTTAAAAGGCTTTTATGGCTGGGACTACGTTGCAAGTCCAGATAGACTCACAAAACCACTTATTAGAAAGAAAAATGGCGTATTTTCAAAGGATGGTGATTTTGAGGAAGCTAGCTGGGACGAGGCACTTGACCTTGTCGTAGAAAAGATGAAAGAGGCAAAAGAGAAATACGGCCCTGACTCACTAGCAGGTAACTTCTCAGCACGCTGTACGCTTGAGGACAACTACGTCGCTCAAAAGCTAATGCGTGCAGTAATTGGTACAAACAACGTCGATCACTGCGCTAGAATTTGACACGCTCCGACAGTAGCAGGACTTGCTAAAACAATCGGAAACGGAGCTGCCACAAATAGCTTTACAGAGATTGGCACTTATAGTAACTGTATATTAATGATAGGCTCAAACCCAGAAAATGGTCACCCAATCGCAGCTATGCACATCCAAAGAGCGCTAAACCGCGGTGCAAAACTGATCGTTATCGACCCTATTAAGACTGAGTTTGCAAGTAGAGCAGACATCCACTTGCAGCTAGAGCCTGAGCACAACATCCCTGTTATCAACGCACTTCTTTACACTATCATCGAAGAAGGTCTTGTAAATGAGGAATTTGTAAGAGATCACACAATAGGCATCGAGTATGTAAAAGAAGCTGTAAAGGACTATGCTCCAGAGGTCGTGGCTAAATACACAAGGCTAAATCCAGAGGATATCAGAGCGGCTGCTAGAATGTACGCTACCACAAAGCCGGCTGTCATCACTCACGGCATGGGTGTAACTCACTTTAACCACGGCGTTGGCGGAGTTTGCGATGTATCAAATTTATTCTTGATCACTGGCAACATCTGTGAGCTTGGCACAGGCGACTTACCATTACGTGGACAAGAAAATGTTCAAGGATGCTGCGATATGGGTGTTTTACCAAATATCTTCCCAAATCTTGGCTCAGTCACTGATCCAGAGCAAAGAGCTTGGTTTGAAAAAATGTGGCACCTAGAACCTGGATTTTTGAGCTCAAAAATAGGCGTTCATAAAACCGAAGTACCTGATGCGATCCTTGATGGCAAGGTGCATTTCTTCTGGACTATCGGCGAAAATCCGGTCATCTCTGAGCCAAATACAAACCACTTCTTAAAAGGTATCGCTCATGTTGATTTCTATGTCGTGCAAGATCTATTCTTAACCGAGACTTCACTAAAAGCTGACGTCATACTTCCAGGCGTTGCAAGTAGCGAGAAAGAAGGACTTTATACAAACGCAGAGCGCCGCGTACAGCACAACGAAGCAGTCATCACACCTCCAGGAGATGCTAGACAAGACTGGTGGATCGTTTGTGAGATCGCACGCCGTTTAGGTGCAACAGAGGGCTTTAACTTCAACTCACCAGAAGAAATTTGGGAAGAAGTTAGAAAATGCGACCCAAGACGATATGGTGGTATGAGTTATTACCGTATCAAAAAATATCATGGACTACACTGGCCATGTCCAAATGAAGATGACATGGGCGGTCAGAGCTTATATCTTGATAAGAAATTTTTCACACCTGATGGCAAAGGTCGTTTTGTGCCATGCCTTTTTGTGGATAAAGCCGATAAGATCGAGAGTGCAAAACTTGAGTTTGCTAAGAAGATGAATATGTCGCCTGAGTATCCTATCATGGCTGGCTCAGTCGATGAAAAGACTGACGATGAGTATCCGATACAACTTCTAACCACTAGAAAGGTCTATCAATACACCGTTGGCACTATGACAAGACGCTCACGAGCGATTGAAGAAGGCGGAGATAGCATCGGACCTATCGCCGAAATGAATCCAGCACTTGCAGCAAGATATGGCTTAAAACAAGGCGACTTCATCAAAGCATGGAGTAGATACGGCTACATCGTCGTAAAAGCTGAAGTAACAGACATCGTTCCTGATGGCATCATCCAGATGACTTTCCACTACTGGGAGAGCTCTTGCAATGAGTTAACAAGCAGCGGTTGGGACTACATCAGTAAGACTCCGACATTTAAAGCAGCTATTCAGATCAAAAAGATCAATGAAGAAGAATTTTTACGAGTTCGCGAACTAAAACGCATAAAATTCCAAACTTCAAAGATCATCTACGATGACTTCCACCATCACGGAAACGCAGCGGTAAATGAGTAA